The sequence GGAAACCGAGCTTCCACAACTCGCGGGTCAGCTCCAGGCAGCGGCGGTCATCGATCCGCCACTCCCGCAGGTTCCCGTTGTCCCCGCCCTGCTTCCAGGATTCGTAGATCGCGGAGAGGCATTCCACCACCCCCGGCACATCGGAGCTGAAAGCCAGGCTGCAACATTCCGCGTTCGCGCCGAAGACCTCGCCGCAGCAGGGAATCGCGGCATGCGCGGACACATCGCAGCCGGCATCGCGGAAGGCTTCCCACAATCCACGCAGCGTTCCACCGGTGCCCACACCGCTCACCACGGCATCCACGGACGAGCCCCCGATTTGCGACAGAATTTCCGGACCGGTGAACAACCGGTGCGCCTCGGTGTTGTCCGGGTTTTCAAACTGCCGGGACTCGAACCAACCCTCGGTCGCCGCCGCCTCGCGCGCCGCCTCCAGCACCCGCGCCATTCCTCCCTCCACCCGGATCACCCGCCCGCCCAGCGCTTCGATCATCAGGCTGCGCTCGTTGGTGGCGGACGAGGGAATGAACGCGACGAACTTCATGCCCATCTGCGCACAGGCCAGCGCGAGCGCGATGCTGGTGGAACCGCTCGAGGCCTCCACCACCGTGTCGCCCGGTTTCAACACGCCGCGGCGGCGCGCCTTCTCCAGGATATGGCGGGCGATGCGGTCCTTGGTCGAGCCGCTGGGATTGAGAAACTCCAGCTTGCACCACACCGGGCCCAGCGCCGGATCGAGCGTCACCGCCGCGAGCGGGGTCGGGCCGGTGCGATGGAGGAATTCGCCGGTGGGAGCAAACGACGGAGCGGAAAGCATCCCGTCATTCCACACCCCCATATCCCGACAGCCAAGCTGCAATGTTTTCCTGACTTTCCCGGGCAATCTCCTCTGGTAGCAAGATCCCTCCTCGGGTAATCGTTATATCCACGACCATGACCCGCTCATTCATTGCACTCGCCTGCTGCCT comes from Luteolibacter sp. LG18 and encodes:
- a CDS encoding cysteine synthase family protein; this translates as MLSAPSFAPTGEFLHRTGPTPLAAVTLDPALGPVWCKLEFLNPSGSTKDRIARHILEKARRRGVLKPGDTVVEASSGSTSIALALACAQMGMKFVAFIPSSATNERSLMIEALGGRVIRVEGGMARVLEAAREAAATEGWFESRQFENPDNTEAHRLFTGPEILSQIGGSSVDAVVSGVGTGGTLRGLWEAFRDAGCDVSAHAAIPCCGEVFGANAECCSLAFSSDVPGVVECLSAIYESWKQGGDNGNLREWRIDDRRCLELTRELWKLGFPVGPSSGLNYAAALEVLREKGPDAKVVTVFPDRMERYFSHKIFDGLRM